From the Lathyrus oleraceus cultivar Zhongwan6 chromosome 3, CAAS_Psat_ZW6_1.0, whole genome shotgun sequence genome, the window atatcatataattgtgtttataccttttttttttatgcaactgactcgatttgctgtaataaaagccattttacctgtaataaagaaaacaattaaaatcatttgacctgtacctttttcactaagttctctttcttttcttggttggaatatgttctacatgtctcttaacaacacagacggttggattgatccaaataccctcattatgatcatttctaatatatgaatcatttgatataatattccTTCAGACAAACTTATAAATATACATCCTGCAGTAATTTCATAGCAAGGAGAAATATATATAACGAGATAACAACTATGGCAACAACCACAGTGACTCATTCTTATTGTCAGCAGCAACAGTAAGAACAAATCATATACATTTTATTGAATGAAATCTCCCTAAGAGATGTTGTATTTCTGTGTCTGGTTATTTACCGCAAAGGCGATAACATAGTTCTTCAGCCTGCTCGTCAGGGTTACGGTTTGACAGAGAAAAAACGCCACTTCTTCCATTGTTCAAACATGTCACGTTAAGTTTGTTTCCGATCTGGTAATCCTGCAGCATTACATCACAAAAATGTTAGCATCAGTAACATTTCAAGTTTCATTGTTGAACTTTTCAAGCATTAAATCATCATAAGAAAATTTGTTTGGCAAATAAATTAACCATATATGCAGAATCGAAACTGGTTCTTTTAATATGTGTCAACAGAACTAAAGATTAGTTATATCAGTTGTAATCACTTTTATGCCGGTGCTTCATAGAAGCTGCATAGATTAAGCAAATACATAAGGAAGTAGCATAGCAGCATCACTCACCTCACAAAAAATGTAGCCTGGTTTACAGCTCGGAGGGGCACAGGTTATATAATGGCACCAAGAGCAGTAATCATTCAAGTCCACCCCTTTAAAGAACAAGACGCCGCCGCCGACCAATCTGTAAACAACCACTTTCACATTGGAGACACTAGTACATAACAATGTAATTCACCtaacagcaacaacaacaaaaaaaggagAGAGACACTACCCAACACTAAGTAGCACAAAAGAGATAATCCGAAGCGCATATTGATAAGATTCTTGCTTCTGGGAAGTATTAGACTTGTTTAGATTAAGCCAATGATGCTGACGGCGAGTCAAAATGACAAATCCAAGAAGAAATCCTGATGTAAACCCTCCAATGTTACTAAAATTACTTCCAAATGGAAAAGTTCCAAGAGCTAAGTCCAAAACTATGATCACAACAAGAATCAACATCTCATAAAACTGCAAAACAATAACAAAAATATATCTATTAGACACCATCATTGAGCTTAATAACTTATAAACCTATTTATTTACCTTATGAGTATGCATTTTCCAATTTGTTAAAAGCTCTGATAGCATCACTCCTAGTAAGCCGAATATTGCACCAGATGCACCAACGTAGATGATTGAATGGAGGAATAAAACACACAGCAAATTTCCTCCCAAACCCGATATCACATACACCAATCCAATTCGAACTAAAAAAAGCAAGTAAAACAGTTATCATATTCAAAATTGGCACATAGAAGAAACCAGACGCCAATAACCAGAACCTTACCAAAACCAAATTTCTTCTCAAGAGGAATTTGAAGATTAgaaaatgaacaatagcgaacgtcagaagagaaaccaagtaatatgaagattagaaaaatacctatggtgtcaaaatcgaatagctaacaacgaattaatagaaggaggaaacgtcgtagatctaacagaggtggaaggagaacgccttagaagtagcgaaaatcgtagcagtgagaaccctaacgtgaaaaagaacgaaaataacagagagtgaaataacaaaacgcgcattatgttataattttaatgtttactaaaggggaccttagagggcgcttgtggaaaaaaagcgccctctaaagggggcctaagagggcgcttatgaaagcgctctctaaggctttccaaaaacgctttataaactggaaatgcacatggacttatagagcgcttttttaaaagcgccctctaagggtaaccttagagggcgctttctaaaaagcgccctgtattgttgtccctctatctcctccttatttttttgcttcaccttagagagcgctttattataaaagcgccctctaaagtgcgctgtctattccagttgttcgctccttattttttcgcttaactttagagtgcgcttttgtaataaagcgccctctaaggtgcgctgtctattccaatttTTCGCATAGTGAATGATTAAAAATATAAAAACTATTAAATATTAAATGAATAATTGAAAAAGTGAAGATATAcattaaaaaatataattatctATAATACTGATACGCACTTATGAAGTTTTTTTTTGTCTGTGGATACAATATCAAATATAATATTCACACATAACTATTTAGCATTCTAGTTTAAACCACCACTGAAAATCTTTAATCTAGCAATATTGATATTGGTTATATAGTTATTTTCTATCAAATTTATGATAGGTTAGTTTAGTGATAAAAATTCATTGACTTTTATTTTAACCACCtaaaaagtaatacaaacggatgattgtgatgcattgacagtgtaaaactttttatACTGAAAATACATAACAATTAAtctcataataataataataataataataataataataataataataatagatcGAGCTTATCCCTTTAAATCAAGAATATTTGTTTCTTGCAAGGGGAAATCACCAACCTTATCACAACATTACTAAAATTGGAATGTGATGCAAAAGATGGCCATATCCTTCGCATCGTGCTATCATTAGGAGCATTAATCTTAATAAATTATATAAAAGTACAATAACATGCTATAATAAACTAATCAATAAAGAAACAAGGATAACTTCAACAATATCGCTTTATATAATGCAACTAATATATTCTTTAACACATATTTTTTGTGAGCATAATTTTTTATTGATCAAAAGTTAATATAGATCGCACTATAAGGTCAACATGATTTGATCGGATTTATATGAATTTTAATAAGGACAATcttttaataataaaataaaatgtgaTAGAAAGTATATTGTTAACATTTCTCTTGTCCATGATTACGGATGATAATATAAAGAATTTTGACTGTAATATTGTCTTTATATACGTGGTTTAAAAAAATTCTCATATTTGAATCATATTTATTTGTATCCGTATGTATGAGTATTCACGTATCAATAAATATATTTATCTATTATctatatttttaataaaaaatagTGGGATATCAGTGTGTTCGTACGGATACTGATCTATTATGTGCATTTGTTTTTAAAATATAACaataatgtaaaaaaaattaaaacaaaattgatttatcaaaataatttatcatttaaaaaaataatatatattttgAATTATATACAAATATATAATCTAAAAATATTTGGATGAACCATAATTTTTGTTTTGACATTATTTATAAAAGTATTTGAAAAAAAACTTATCCCAATTTATGAAATAGAAAGACAAAATTATTTAATCAAGAAAGtttattattttcaaaagaaaacatatttttatttatatttaaaacATACATATAGTTTTTTCATATATACAAACATTTGGATCAATAATATATTTTCTCGTATGTAAATATTAATTTTGTTTTGacattatttataaaaatatttatacAATCATTTAATTTCATAAATATCAACCAATAACATAgtatttgtaaatatttttttaattatataaataaatattagtAACATAAATAGATACATTCCCGCTCAAGTGTGAGTCTACGatgctccccctcaagtgaaagttcttcttacttccacaaactcgTGTACCGCACGGAAtatttcttattcaccacactagtgccgttgactttcgatacaagtaagtcggttcttttctcgaaccaaaggctctgataccatttgttgggggagtttttcactagggacATTGAATATTGTGGGACTTCTtcttttagagcaacacctttgtgagagacataccacatattcaccaaaaacctGAAGGTGATAAGTGAGTGGGTTCTCTTACTTATAGATTGATAGAATGgaatattttgttataattagtCATAATTAGTTTCCTATAATTATGTTGTATCATAATTAGATAGTTGACCAAATGTTACACATTGATGTATATATATTCTATTCAGATCAATGAGAAGGACACGATTTCCATTATCTTACATGATATCAATCCTAACCGATATTTCTCTCTAAAAAAAGAAGCAAATGCAGAAACACGTTTCTTCTTCTCTCTCATTACAATCCTCCGCCGCATGCTTCTTCTCCTTCCTTGAAGTCTGTCGCCGCAACAGGACTAGCGTCCTCTATACCGCCACCGTTGAACACGAGAACCACCCTATTCTCTTTCCTTCCGCCTCTGTTCGCGCCGCCGCCTTCGCACACCAATGTGCACAAGGACCCACGCGATTTTGATCCCTGTTCTACGATCGAAACCTCTGTATCACACCACAACCACACCTTCTCCTCTCCGCAAATCAACCGCTATTGTTTGCGTGTTTGCATTTTATACGTGTTTTCACAAGTGATTTTGTTATGTACGTGTTTTCACTTATCTCTACTGTTTGTGTGTTTTCACTCTTCCACCTGCAACCATGTCTGATTCAGACCACAGTGACATCGATACCCACAAATCTGCCGATACTGGTGATTCCGGCCAGCCCAAGAACCCCACGTTTTGAGGTTCCAAATCGGAGTTTCATCCCGCTCTTGCCGTCTCCAATATTAGGAACCACATTCCTATTATTCTTGAGATAGAGAAAGATCAATATGGTACCTGGACCAAGATTTTCCGCATCCATGCTCGCTCACATCGAGTCCTGCATCACATCGTTCCATCTATCGGAAAAGAGCCACCAGCCGTTACCGATGCCAACCATGAACAATGGTCCACTTTTTATGCCACTGTTCTTTAGTGGATTTATTCCACTATTTCTACCGATTTGCTGACCATTATTCTGGAATCCAACTCCACTGCAATGGAAGCATGAAATCGCTTGGAAGATATTTTTCAGGACAACCAAAATGCTCGAGCTGTCACTCTTGAGCAAGAGTTTTCTAACACTTGTATGAAGGATTTTCCCAATGTCTCTGCTTACTGTCAGCGTTTTAAGATGTTTTCTGATCAGTTGAGAAATGTCGACTCCTTTGTCAACAATCATCGTCTGATCCTTCAGCTGATCTCTGATCTCCTAGAAGCTTACAGTAGTGTTGTTACTTTGATTCTCCAGAGCAACCCTCTTCCGACATTCTATCAGGCTCGTTCCATGCTCACTTTGGAAGAAGCCGGTATGGCTAAGATGGAAAACACAGGCTCTCATGCTGCTATGCGCACCACTCAGCTGAAACCTACTGAATACACCTCTCAGCGTGGCAACTACCGCCCCGACAACCGTTCTCTCTCCCGTGGCAACCAGGGTCGCGGAGGGGGAAATGGTAACCGCAGTTCACCTTAGTCTAGAGCTCCCAACGCTCCCTCACCTTGGTCCGCTCCTCCTTGGCAACAACACCAACAGTACCCAACCTGGAAACCATGAGGTTGTACTCCACCACCATGGACCATGCTACCGTGTCCGTATCCCACCTCTCAGTGGACACGCCCTGCCGGTCCTCCTAAGCAGCCATGGATTCTAGGGCAGCGTCCTCAGGTGTATGCAACCTCTACCTTATCTCATATACCGATAGACATTGAGACCGCAATGCATACCATGTCACTCCACACTCCTGGCAATCAGTGGTACATGGACACAAGCGCAACATCTCACACAGCCGCATCACAAGGTAATCTCTCGTCTTATTTTCCAGTAAGTAATTCAAATCAGAAAGTCATTGTTGGCAGTGGGCGTGGAATTCCAATTCACGGCACCTGACACACACAAAAAACCACATCTCACCAGTCACTTCACCTTAACCATGCCCTGCATGCCCCGaaaattattaaaattttaatttctgtGAGACGACTCACCACTGACAACAATGTTTCTTTTTCCTTTGAGCCTTTTGGTTTTATTGTCTCTGACTTTCAGACGGGGATCACCCTTCTCAGATGTGATAGTCGTGGAGATCTTTATCCAGTTACGACTCCTCCCAGTTTTTCCGATCTCACATCCAGTCTTTGGCATAGTCGTCTTGGTCATCCAGGCGTGTCTGTTTTGAATTCCCTTCGCAAAAATAAGTTCATATGTTGTGAACCTTTTAATTCTTCTGTCGTTTGTGACTATTGTGTTTTAGGCAAACAGGTTAAATTGCCATTTTTTGATTCTCAAACTACGACTTTGATGCCTTTTGACATTTTACATAGTGATTTATGGACGTCTCCAATTTTAAGTTCTACTGGTCATAAATATTATGTCTTATTCTTAGATGATTTTACAAACTTCTTGTGGACTTTTCCTATTAGCAGAAAATCTCTTGTGTTTGAAACGTTCAAGTCACTTACTCAACtcattcaaactcaatttttacAAAAAGTCAAAACATTTCAATGTGACAATGGCGGTGAATATAATAATGaactttttcaaaaatattgCACTGATCATGATCTAGTTTTTCATTTCTCTTGTCCCCACACATCCTCACAAAATGGGAAAGCGGGACGCAAAATAAGAACCATTAATAATATAATACGCACCATGCTAGCTCATTCTTCTGTTCCCCCCTCGTTTTGGCATCATGCTCTCCACATGGAAACTTACATGTTAAATATTATTCCCTATAAAATACTTCATAATCAGTCACCAACACAACTTCTGTATCATCGTGATCCCACCTACACACATCTTAGAGTGTTTGGTTGTCTATGTTATCCATTATTCCTGTCATCTACCATTCATAAGTTACAACCCCGCTCTACTTCGTTTGTCTTCTTGGGTTATCCGCCGAAACATAGAGGTTACAAGTGTTTTGATTTGTCTAATAGAAAATTAATAATTTTGAGGCATGATATCTTTGATGAAACTCAGTTTCCCTTCACCAAGATACATTCCCCTTCACCTCACTCTTATCAATTCCTAGATGATGACCTTCACCCCTACCTTATACATCAGTGGCAAAATCAAATTTCACCACCTGTTGCACATAACCAACCAACACCCACAATCCCAATTGACCAATCGCTCCCCTAAATAGACCAACAATCATGATCTCCTACCTTTTCGATCAACATACCCATTACAATAAACTCTCCATCACCACCACCAATTCAACCACATCCATCTCTACCTACACGAACCATCACCACCCGAAGAATGAAAGGCAATGTCAAACCCCGCACAATATTTAACTTATCAATCTCTCACTCTGACCACACCATCTCTCCCATACCTAAAAACCCCAAACTAGCCTTATCAGACCCGAATTGGAAATCCGcaatgcaatctgaatttgatGTTGTTATTCAAAATAAGAAGGGGGATTTAGTTCCTCGTCCTTGTGATGCTAATCTTATTAGATGTATGTGTATTTTTAGGCATAAGAAAAAATTCTGATGGCTCCTTTGAGCGTTATAAGGCTTGTCTTATAGGTGATGGCAGGTCACAGGTTGCAGGTGTGGATTGTGATGAGACTTTTAGCCCCATGGTGAAATCTGTTACCATTCGAATAATGCTTACCGTTGCTCTTTCCAAATCCTGGCCCATTCATCAACTGGATGTCCAAAATTcctttttacatggtgatcttcaTGAGACTATTTACATGCATCAACCATTGGGTTTCCGCGACCTCCGTCATCCAGATTATGTATGTCGGTTGAAGAAGTCATTGTATGGTCTCAAGCAAGCGCCTAGGGCATGGTACCAACGTTTTGATGACTATGTTTCCTCCACTGGCTTTCTCCATAGCACATCAGACCACTCCCTCTTCATATATCGACAAGGTTTAGACATGGCCTACATTTTGCTGTATGTAGACGACATCATCCTCATCACCTCCACTCAGGTCCTCCGCCAATCAATTATGTCACTCTTAGCATATGAGTTTGCAATGAAGGATTTGGCCTTTATGAGTTACTTTATGGGTATTGCAGTATCTCATCATCCTGATGGCATATTTCTCAGTCAAAACACTTATGCTTCAGAGATAATTGAACGTGCCATCATGGCTTCCTATAAACCATCAGCCACTCATGTTGACACCAAGCAGAAACTCATCACCTCCTCCGACACTTCTTATGAGGATCCCTCATTGTATCGGAGTCTTGTAGGGCCCCTA encodes:
- the LOC127131029 gene encoding uncharacterized protein LOC127131029 yields the protein MKDFPNVSAYCQRFKMFSDQLRNVDSFVNNHRLILQLISDLLEAYSSVVTLILQSNPLPTFYQARSMLTLEEAGMAKMENTGSHAAMRTTQLKPTEYTSQRGNYRPDNRSLSRGNQGRGGGNGNRSSP